The DNA region TTGTTTTTTGTATTTTACGGCGTGATTATTTGTGGTAAAAGAAGATAAAAAGGCGAGTGAACAATAGGGACTGCTTGGAGGGAAAACAATGCATACGGCCGGGTTGTATTATCGTAACAATGTTATTTTCCGAAAATCACCAGCCGATTATGAAATATAGATCTTTAAATCTCAAAGCAGTTTGATTTGCAAAAATGATTTATTTAATATGAGGTTCTTCAGAAAGAAAAATCAGATACACGTGAGCCATCCACTGACTGCTTTTGACGGCAGGGTGATTGCCCGAAAAGGGGATAAAATTGATACAAGCTTCATAAATCGTTTGCGGGAGCAAAGGCTGCCGCGGGCTGAGCGCGGCCGCGAATTTCGGGACACTCACCACTATTTCAATTTCAAAGTTCTATTGAATGACACGAAATATCAATGTTTTTCTAAACTCGGTGATAAAAAAGAGCAGGTTTTAAAAATCACCGGGTCGGTACCGCTGAGCCAGTTGGTGGATGAGGAATTAGGCTGGATGGAACGGTACAAGTATCATTACGATCACACTCTGGCGGTCACGGCCCTTGTCACCTTGATGACTCTGGAGCTAAAAACTAATGAGGAAAAAGCAAGAGAGGCCGCTTCTTGCGCTTTGACCCATGATTTTGGCATCACCCGGGTTCCTGAACAGATTCTGAACAAAGTCTCGCCGCTCGACGAGCAAGAGATGAAAGTCGTCCAGGAACATCCGATCTACAGTTTTTGTCTCCTTACTTACTATGGTTACGACGAAAGCGACCTCAATGCCATCGTGGCTTACGAACATCATGAGAACCTCTTGGGAACAGGTTATCCAAGAGGTGTTGTCCCTGAACTTCTGCTCTCACAGATCATCCAGATTGGTGACAT from candidate division KSB1 bacterium includes:
- a CDS encoding HD domain-containing protein; translation: MRFFRKKNQIHVSHPLTAFDGRVIARKGDKIDTSFINRLREQRLPRAERGREFRDTHHYFNFKVLLNDTKYQCFSKLGDKKEQVLKITGSVPLSQLVDEELGWMERYKYHYDHTLAVTALVTLMTLELKTNEEKAREAASCALTHDFGITRVPEQILNKVSPLDEQEMKVVQEHPIYSFCLLTYYGYDESDLNAIVAYEHHENLLGTGYPRGVVPELLLSQIIQIGDIFDALISARPFRPAKTQEQAKEIIDEMAGRGEIQTDHYKLLQSCIQ